The genomic segment GTCTTCTCTTAAAAATTCTTCAGGCTCAATCAATTTGCCTTCAAATTCTGCGATACTCATATCAGTATATTTTGATAGAACAATAGTGGGATTTGCAAAGGCTTTTTCTCCAAGTCTCTCACCAATCCACTCAAGATGCAATTTTGTCGTTATAATCTCACCGCATTTTTCGCACAAAACCAGTTCGTCTTCAACTTCCTGAATTGCATTTTTCCTGTCAAAAGTGTTTTTGGAATAGTTATTTGTATATTTAATACCTTTACCGGTTGTGCATAAAGCTCCACATTGTCCGCAGAGAAGACAGACATCATAAAGAAATCTCATTTTTCTGAATTTCTTTCCGTCTTTTTCGGACTCTTCAACTTCAATGGCTCTTGCAGGGCAGACTTCAGCGCAAGCTCCACAGCGGACACACCCATCTTCCTGGTATTCAGGGAAACCTCTGTATTCAGGAATAATATTAGGTGACTCAAAAGGAAATTTTGTCGTAAAAGGTCCTTTAATAAGAGCCCTTATTGCTTCCCCAAGTTCTCTGACTTTCGGTTTTTTTATCCTCATTTTTATCTTCCTTTATCTTCCTTCAACTTATCCATTTTACTTCCTTCCCACAGTTTAAATCCTCCTAAATGAGAACCTCTTGAAAGAGCATGGGCTGCTGTCGGAGAGGTGAGCAGGATAAATATTATACAAATCAAAGCCTTTATTCCACCAACGCTCACAATACCCATTTCCAGAGCTACACCAAATAGTATTGCACAGGTTCCAAGAGTAACCGACTTTGTCGCAGCCTGCAGACGATTGTAAATATCAGGTAGCCTGATAAGACCAAGACATCCCAATAAATCAAAAATAACCCCAACAATGACAAAACTTAAAGCAAGATTATTACTCATCGAAACCCCTCCCTTCAAGGAATTTGACAAGGGCAAGAGTTCCAATAAAAGAAAGGATTGACCAAGAAATAGCTATATAGAGATAAAAATCTCTTTTTTCGTAAGCCGCAAAAAGAGCGCACATACCAATCACGAGAATACCAAGTATGTCTATGGCAACCATTCTGTCAGGCGGGGTTGGTCCCACAAGGACTCTATAAAGACACATAAAAGATGCAATTATTAAACAAATAAATAAAAAAGTAAACATTATTCGAAAATCCTCCTTAACATTCTTTCAAATCTACCTAAGATTATTTCTCTTTGGACTTCCGGGTCATCACTTATAATGTTTATCCAGTGCACATAAAAATTTTCACCGTCAACCTCTACGGTGAGAGTTCCTGGAGTTAGCGTTATTGAATTGGCGAGAATTACCTTTGCAAATTCATTTTTAAGTTTCGTTTTCACCTTAACAATTCCCGGATTTATTGGTAGAGAAGGGTTTAAAACCCTGTAAGCAACATCAAAATTAGCGAGAATTATGTAATACACGAGATAAGGTATATAAAGAAGAGCAAAAAAGAACCTTTTTGGTTGTAATAACTTTATAATATCCTCCGGGAAAAGTTTACGCGTAAGGATAGTGATAAATAAGGCTACTAAAACTCCAGCCATAATATCCTGAAGTTTTAAGGACCAGGTCAGTAGAACCCACATTATAAAGTATATGATAAACTGGGCAAATTTTTTCTTCATATCCCAAGCACCGATGAAATATAGCCTAATTGGTTTAATATGACACTCTCTGCGGGTATAATCAGGCTTTCTATTATCCAACCGTTAAAGATTCCTACAAAAAGACAAAAAATAGCCAGAATTATTAGAGGCATTAACATCGCAAAAGGTGCTTCTCGAACATTTCTCGTATTTGAAGTTAATTCCCCAAAAATAACATTTTTCTGGAACCGAAGATAATAAGCTAAAGTCAAAAAAGAAGTCAAAATAAGAAGCACACCTAGCCATATATAACCCGCTGAAAAAGCAGCAAGAATTATTATCAACTTACTCCAGAAACCATTAAAGGGCGGCACTCCAGCAATAGAAAGAGAGCCTATAACTGACACCCCTGATGTGACTGGCATAATTTCTCGTAAGCTCCCAAGTTCGGATAATTTTCTCGTTCCTCTACACCTCTCAATTGCACCTGATGAAAGAAAAAGAAGCGATTTAAATCCTGCGTGATTGAATAGATGGAAAAGGGAACCGATAATAGCAAAAGGAGTGCCTATTCCAATTCCTACAACTACATAACCCATCTGGCTAATTGAAGAAAAAGCGAAGATTCTTTTTATATCATCCTGCCCAAAACCCATTAAAGCTCCAACCACCATTGAGATACTACCCATTACAATAAGAATATTTGAAATAATCGGATTCATTCCAATCATGTTATAGAAAACCCGGACGAGAGAATAAATCCCGAGAACCTTAATCAAAACACCTGAAAGCATCACTGATATAGGAGCCGGAGCCGAAGAATGAGCATCAGGTAACCAGGCATGGAAAGGCACAAGACCTGCTTTAAGACCAAAACCAACAATAAATAAGCCAACAACCATTAAAACCGATTTATTGGAACCATCAGGATTAATTTCAAGAAGAAATCTCGCAACATCAGCCATATTAAGCGAACCAGTCACTGCGTAAATCATTCCAATCCCAAATAAAATCAGTATTGAAGCAAAAGCCCCTAATATCAAATACTTAAACGAAGCCTCCAATTCTTCAGCATCTACCCCATAACCTACAAGAGCATATGATGCGATGGACGCAATCTCAAGAAATACAAATAGATTGAATAAATCTCCCGTGAGCACAACCCCATTCATCCCTGCAAGCATAAATAAAAATAAAGTGAAAAACCTAAGATAATCTTCATATTTTTTAATATATGAGAACGAATAAATTAAAGCAAGAGAGGCTATTCCGTTAGTAATCAGTAACATAAGTTGGGCAAGATAATCTTTTACTAAAATAACTCCAAAAGGAGGTTTCCATCCACTCATTTCGTGAACAATGGTCTCTTTACCCCAGACGAGAGCGAGGATAACGAGTAATGAAATAGAAGTGAGAATTGACCATATTCTCGGAAAGTGTTTCTTGTCAAACTTTCCTATAATCAAAATAAAAATTGCGCTGAATACAGGAATCGCTATAAATAGTGGTAATAAGGCGCTCATCTCTAACCTCTAAGCCTATTTATCTCGTCCATATCAAAAGTTCCGTATCTCTCGTAAAGTCTAATAGCCATTGCAACCATTAATGCAAGAGTCCCAAGTCCGATAACGATAGAAGTTAGAACCAGAGCCTGTGGCAAAGGGTCAACAGCAGTGCGAATAAAGGTCTCGAAGTCCATATCTTTAGTCAGAATAGGAGGAATTCCAGATTTTTTGAATCCAAGGAGTACGAGAAAAAGATTAACCGAATATTCCATTATTGCAACTCCAAGAATCTTTTTAACAATATGTCTCTTTACCACAAGAGCATATAAACCTATACTTAACAACACGAAATCAAGAAAATATAAAGTCATTTTTCGACCTCCGTAACCACTCTCTGAAGTATTGATAGAGCAAGGAAAACAATATAAAGACTCATCCCTACCTTCAATGTTATTGCAAGGTTATACAAGATAATACTACCCGCAGAAAACAAATTGAAAGGAGTTCCTTTTGGGAGAAAATTGAAGAGAAATTTTCCACTAAACCATAAACCAATTAGCCCAAGAATAAGAAAAGCAAGAGCCCCAAAATCATCGGCAATAGAACCCGCCATTCCTGAAACCATACTTTCCACAACTTTCCTTCCATAAGCAAGGGTTATGAGTATATACGCAAGAGCAATCATCACTCCTCCAGGAAAACCTCCTCCAGGAGTGATATGTCCATAGAGAACAATGTAAGCCCCAAAAACAAGCATAAACCCAACCATTACATTGGTTATATTTTTCACAATAAAAGTCATTCCTGAATTTTTCTTTTTTTTCATTTTAATGCTCCCTATCTATCCGTAAGAAATCCTTATGCTGCTCACGTTTCCATCTGCGTAGTATTGCAAAAGCACCACTAATTGAAACAAAAAGCACCATTGCTTCTCCAAAAGTGTCATAGGCTCTGTAATCGAGAATGACAGAGGTTACAAAATTGGTTGCTCCCACATCCCGCAGTCCATTATTTAAATAATAATTTGAAATTCTCATTAGAGGCTCTCCAAAGGGAGGAAGAGATCGAAATGCAAACCAGGCAAAAACAAGTATTACTCCCACAAAAATGAGAGTGGTTCTATTGGAAAGAACGTGTTCTTCCTTCTTTTCTATAGAAACATTGTCCACATTTATTGTTGAACGAATAAGGATTATTAAGGATAAAATCTCCACAATGACCTGAGTTATCGCTATATCTGGAGCACCAAGAAATAAAAACATAATTGAGAGAATAAAACCCACAGAACCAATAGCTATGACAGCAGAAAGCATATTCTTGATTTCTATTGTAATAATAGAACCTATTATCATAAAAACAAGTAAAATATGTAAAATAATTATGGTTTCCATATTTTTAACCTCTCATTAAAATGGACATTATTATCATTAATCCTATAATACACCAAGATAGATAGGTTGACAAGATTCCATCATGCAAATTTTTTAATTTTTCGACAATTGATTTCCATCCTATAATTTTTGTTATATTGTACAAATCATAGGAGCCCCTATCGCAATCCTTAAGAAAAGTTCCTATAAAGGGAAGTTCAAAAATCGTAAGATAAAGACCTGTCCCGGGGAATCTTCTCTCCTCAAGCCCAAACTTCTCCCCACCGGTAAATATTGATTCTTCTCTATAATTAAATATTTTCCCAAACAAATATAACCCAACGCCGATTACAAGACCAATAATCAAAGCCACGGTAGCCTCGTATGGTTTCCATAGTGTATTGGTAAAACTAAGACCTGCTAAGACTTCTGCTGGAGAAATCTTTGCAAGGACATTAAATTCCATCGGTATAAAGAAATAATTCATCGAAAACCCAGGAAAAATACCGAAGAAAATACAGAGAATTGCCAAAACAGAAATTGGTCCTGTCATCAACAAAGAAGGCTTTCCAGCTTTTTCAAAAATATTCGAAGCACCTCCAAAATAAACAGAATAAATGACCTTCAAAAAAGAAGCAAGAGTTAAAGCACTTCCAAAAACTGCAAGAACAAGAAATACAGGTTGTCCTGCTAAAAGCACACCCTGATAAACCATCCACTTAGAGGTAAAACCATTCAAAGGCGGAACTCCGGATATAGCAAGAGCAAGAATCAGATTGGAAATCATCATAAATGGCATTTTTCGATACAAGCCTCCCAATTCTTCCAATTCTGTTGTTCCTGTTTCCTTCTCAATAGCCCCAGCACATAGAAAAAGACCACCTTTGTATATTACATTGTTAAGCATATGAAATAAACCACCCAAAACCCCAACTGGATTTCCCGTTGCAATGCCAAGAACCATATAACCAACCTGACTAACAGCATGATAGGACAACAATTTCTTGAGATTGTGCTGAATTAGAGCCAGAAGAACTCCAATAATGATTGTGAGAGCACCTATGAGCATAACGATAAAGGTTAAGATTGGTTGGACAGAAAATAATTTTAACATTGCGAGAGATAAAAGATAAATACCGAGTAATTTATCAAGAGAACCAGGGATAAAAGCCACCATTGAAACAGGAGCCTCTTCCGAAATATCAGGAATCCAGGTGTGAAAAGGAATAGCCCCGGCTTTTGCAAGAGCTGAGATAACAAAAGAGAAGAACGCTACTCTGGGAAGAACCCCTTCTGTAGAAATAGAAATTAAATCTATATCCAGATTCCCTATAGTTACCCAGATATAAATAACACCAAAGAGGAAAAATGCATCTGCAAAACCAAGAATAACATAGGTTTTTCGAGCTGCCTCGGAAATCCCCTTGCCTTTGCCAAGATTGATGTAAAGAAAGAAAACAGCCGTAACCATTTCCCAGAAAGTTAGCAGGAATAATAAATTTGAAGAAAGAAATACACCCGAAGCTCCCGAAAGAGTCCAGAGGAAATAAGTTAGAAATTGATTATCTCCTGTCACCACTTCATCTCTGGAGCGAATAATGTATATAGAAACTAAAAATCCAATAAGATAGGTGAATAAAAGCATAAAACCACTAATCTGATTGAGTTTGAGAGTCCAATCTGCCCTATAATTTAAAAATTTGAAAGATAATAAACTCTCTACTACACCTCCTAAATTAAACAAACGGTAAGAAAGAATAAGCAAATAAAGAGTTACTGCAACAGTTAGCGATTGTTTAAATCTTTTTAACCTCGGGACAATCAAAGTGAAAATCCCTGCAAGGAAAGGTATTATTATTGGATACAACAGTATATTACCACCCATTATATCTCCATTCTGTAAAGAGGAGGCGTTTTACCCAATTTTTTTATAATATCTTTTGTTTTCTCTACGCTCAATTTCAGCAATTCTTTCTCTCCAAGGATCTTCTTATTGTTGTTCTTATCAATAACCGCAACCCTTTCTGTACAACAATAACAGGGATCAATGGAAGCGGTTATAAGAGCAACATCTGCAATTGTCTCTCCCTTGCAGGAGGCTTTAAAAGTTGGCAGATTATTGAAAGTAGGAGCCCTTATCTTATGTCGATAAGGCATATTCGAACCATCGCTTCGCACATAATGAAAAACTTCACCTCTCGGAGCTTCATAACGACCACAACCTTCACCAGGTGGAACCTCTCTAATATCCGCATCAATTGGACCTTCCGGTAAACTCGAAAGAGCCTGTTTTATCATAGAGATAGACTCAAAACATTCAAGAAGACGAACAACACCTTTACTGAAAACATCCCCATCTTCTTGAACAATAACCTTCCACTTAAGGTCTTTATATCCATCAAGAGGTTCATCTTTTCTAACATCAAAAGGCACTCCTGACCCCCTAGCTGTAGGACCAACTGCAGAATAAAGAATCGCATCTTCTTTTTTCAAAACACCAATTCCTTTGAGTCTTTTGTGAATCACAGGGTCATCGAGAATCGCATCTGTAAGCATCTGGATAGGTTTCTCAACTTCAACAATCCGTTCCAACCCGTATTCAATCTGCTCTTTATTAAAATCTCTTCTAACTCCACCTGGTTTAAACATTGCATAATGATTTCTGTTACCAGTCAATTTCTCACAAATTTCCAGGATTGTCTCTCTGTATTTCCAAGCCCACATCCAAACAGTATTATATCCAATAAAATGCCCTGCAAGACCAACCCAGAGGAGATGAGAATGGAGTCTTTCTAATTCACAAACAACAACTCTAATCAGCTGAGCTCTTTTCGGAACTTCACAACCAAGGAGATCTTCCACAGCAAGGCAATAAGCCATTGGATGGGAAGTTGAACAGATTCCGCAGATTCTTTCAACAAGATATGCAACTTGGTCCCATGTTTTACCTTCGGACAATTTCTCAACCCCCCTGTGATTATAACCGATTTCAACATCAAGATCAACCACTCTTTCACCTTCAACGTAAAGTTTGAAGTGTTCGGGTTCTTCAAGGAGTGGATGATATGGACCAATTGGAATTATCGTTTCTTTCATTTAGATAACCTCTCGTAATCTTTTTCAGTCACATCCGAATGCTTAAAATCTTTCCGTAAGGGATATTTACCCTTCGGAAACG from the candidate division WOR-3 bacterium genome contains:
- a CDS encoding cation:proton antiporter, with the protein product MFTFLFICLIIASFMCLYRVLVGPTPPDRMVAIDILGILVIGMCALFAAYEKRDFYLYIAISWSILSFIGTLALVKFLEGRGFDE
- a CDS encoding MnhB domain-containing protein, whose amino-acid sequence is MKKKKNSGMTFIVKNITNVMVGFMLVFGAYIVLYGHITPGGGFPGGVMIALAYILITLAYGRKVVESMVSGMAGSIADDFGALAFLILGLIGLWFSGKFLFNFLPKGTPFNLFSAGSIILYNLAITLKVGMSLYIVFLALSILQRVVTEVEK
- a CDS encoding nickel-dependent hydrogenase large subunit → MKETIIPIGPYHPLLEEPEHFKLYVEGERVVDLDVEIGYNHRGVEKLSEGKTWDQVAYLVERICGICSTSHPMAYCLAVEDLLGCEVPKRAQLIRVVVCELERLHSHLLWVGLAGHFIGYNTVWMWAWKYRETILEICEKLTGNRNHYAMFKPGGVRRDFNKEQIEYGLERIVEVEKPIQMLTDAILDDPVIHKRLKGIGVLKKEDAILYSAVGPTARGSGVPFDVRKDEPLDGYKDLKWKVIVQEDGDVFSKGVVRLLECFESISMIKQALSSLPEGPIDADIREVPPGEGCGRYEAPRGEVFHYVRSDGSNMPYRHKIRAPTFNNLPTFKASCKGETIADVALITASIDPCYCCTERVAVIDKNNNKKILGEKELLKLSVEKTKDIIKKLGKTPPLYRMEI
- a CDS encoding monovalent cation/H+ antiporter subunit D family protein; the protein is MSALLPLFIAIPVFSAIFILIIGKFDKKHFPRIWSILTSISLLVILALVWGKETIVHEMSGWKPPFGVILVKDYLAQLMLLITNGIASLALIYSFSYIKKYEDYLRFFTLFLFMLAGMNGVVLTGDLFNLFVFLEIASIASYALVGYGVDAEELEASFKYLILGAFASILILFGIGMIYAVTGSLNMADVARFLLEINPDGSNKSVLMVVGLFIVGFGLKAGLVPFHAWLPDAHSSAPAPISVMLSGVLIKVLGIYSLVRVFYNMIGMNPIISNILIVMGSISMVVGALMGFGQDDIKRIFAFSSISQMGYVVVGIGIGTPFAIIGSLFHLFNHAGFKSLLFLSSGAIERCRGTRKLSELGSLREIMPVTSGVSVIGSLSIAGVPPFNGFWSKLIIILAAFSAGYIWLGVLLILTSFLTLAYYLRFQKNVIFGELTSNTRNVREAPFAMLMPLIILAIFCLFVGIFNGWIIESLIIPAESVILNQLGYISSVLGI
- a CDS encoding 4Fe-4S dicluster domain-containing protein — its product is MRIKKPKVRELGEAIRALIKGPFTTKFPFESPNIIPEYRGFPEYQEDGCVRCGACAEVCPARAIEVEESEKDGKKFRKMRFLYDVCLLCGQCGALCTTGKGIKYTNNYSKNTFDRKNAIQEVEDELVLCEKCGEIITTKLHLEWIGERLGEKAFANPTIVLSKYTDMSIAEFEGKLIEPEEFLREDWYKILCPTCRRAAWMKENFQ
- the mnhG gene encoding monovalent cation/H(+) antiporter subunit G translates to MSNNLALSFVIVGVIFDLLGCLGLIRLPDIYNRLQAATKSVTLGTCAILFGVALEMGIVSVGGIKALICIIFILLTSPTAAHALSRGSHLGGFKLWEGSKMDKLKEDKGR
- the mbhE gene encoding hydrogen gas-evolving membrane-bound hydrogenase subunit E; its protein translation is METIIILHILLVFMIIGSIITIEIKNMLSAVIAIGSVGFILSIMFLFLGAPDIAITQVIVEILSLIILIRSTINVDNVSIEKKEEHVLSNRTTLIFVGVILVFAWFAFRSLPPFGEPLMRISNYYLNNGLRDVGATNFVTSVILDYRAYDTFGEAMVLFVSISGAFAILRRWKREQHKDFLRIDREH
- a CDS encoding proton-conducting transporter membrane subunit, whose translation is MGGNILLYPIIIPFLAGIFTLIVPRLKRFKQSLTVAVTLYLLILSYRLFNLGGVVESLLSFKFLNYRADWTLKLNQISGFMLLFTYLIGFLVSIYIIRSRDEVVTGDNQFLTYFLWTLSGASGVFLSSNLLFLLTFWEMVTAVFFLYINLGKGKGISEAARKTYVILGFADAFFLFGVIYIWVTIGNLDIDLISISTEGVLPRVAFFSFVISALAKAGAIPFHTWIPDISEEAPVSMVAFIPGSLDKLLGIYLLSLAMLKLFSVQPILTFIVMLIGALTIIIGVLLALIQHNLKKLLSYHAVSQVGYMVLGIATGNPVGVLGGLFHMLNNVIYKGGLFLCAGAIEKETGTTELEELGGLYRKMPFMMISNLILALAISGVPPLNGFTSKWMVYQGVLLAGQPVFLVLAVFGSALTLASFLKVIYSVYFGGASNIFEKAGKPSLLMTGPISVLAILCIFFGIFPGFSMNYFFIPMEFNVLAKISPAEVLAGLSFTNTLWKPYEATVALIIGLVIGVGLYLFGKIFNYREESIFTGGEKFGLEERRFPGTGLYLTIFELPFIGTFLKDCDRGSYDLYNITKIIGWKSIVEKLKNLHDGILSTYLSWCIIGLMIIMSILMRG
- a CDS encoding sodium:proton antiporter → MTLYFLDFVLLSIGLYALVVKRHIVKKILGVAIMEYSVNLFLVLLGFKKSGIPPILTKDMDFETFIRTAVDPLPQALVLTSIVIGLGTLALMVAMAIRLYERYGTFDMDEINRLRG
- a CDS encoding Na+/H+ antiporter subunit E, producing MKKKFAQFIIYFIMWVLLTWSLKLQDIMAGVLVALFITILTRKLFPEDIIKLLQPKRFFFALLYIPYLVYYIILANFDVAYRVLNPSLPINPGIVKVKTKLKNEFAKVILANSITLTPGTLTVEVDGENFYVHWINIISDDPEVQREIILGRFERMLRRIFE